The following proteins are encoded in a genomic region of Grus americana isolate bGruAme1 chromosome 5, bGruAme1.mat, whole genome shotgun sequence:
- the CARS1 gene encoding cysteine--tRNA ligase, cytoplasmic isoform X1 — MAAAAAEQASSYSFILSISEEEARVKALNEYLSTRSYIQGFTFSHADVEVFRKFSGPPVDQYIHVVRWYRHIEAIYDGSCEKNEPCKLQTSKGKRVQPPWSPPEGTKHSRLCLYNSLTRNKEIFQPQNGKKVLWYCCGPTVYDASHMGHARSYISFDILRRILRDYFKYDIFYCMNITDIDDKIIKRARQNYLFERYKENKSAPAQLLEDVKTASELFSVKLNETTDPDKKQMLERIQNAVRSAFDPLQEAVQAKLPAEEINRCHEILLEEAKDLLSDWLDTKFGSQVTDNSIFSKLPKFWEGEFHKDMEALNVLPPDVLTRVSEYVPEIVDFVKKIVDNGYGYVSNGSVYFDTMKFDCSEKHSYAKLVPEAVGDQKALQEGEGDLSISADRLSEKHSPNDFALWKSSKPGEPSWDSPWGKGRPGWHIECSAMAGSILGESMDIHGGGFDLRFPHHDNELAQSEAYFENDHWVRYFLHTGHLTIAGCKMSKSLKNFITIKDALKKHTARQLRLAFLMHSWKDTLDYSNNTMESAIQYEKFMNEFFLNVKDILRAPTDVTGQFQKWENQEAELNKNFYDKKAAIHEALCDNIDTRSVLEEMRSLVSQSNSYIAAKKSSRQMPNRLLLENISSYLTQMLKIFGAIESDDAIGFPVGGNSQNISIESTVMPYLQVLSEFREGVRQIAREKKVTEVLQLSDALRDDVLPELGVRFEDHEGLPTVVKLVDKDTLLKEREEKKKIEEEKKRKKEEAARKKQEQEAAKLAKMKIPPHELFKSEHDKYSMFDENGFPTHDTEGKELSKGQIKKLKKLYETQEKLYKEYLQMVQNGSAN, encoded by the exons CTTCCAGCTACAGTTTTATTCTGAGCATTAGTGAAGAGGAAGCCAGGGTGAAGGCTTTGAACGAGTACCTGAGCACTCGTAGTTATATCCAGGGGTTCACATTTTCACATGCAGATGTGGAGGTATTCAGAAAGTTTTCGGGGCCACCTGTGGACCAGTATATCCATGTTGTCCGGTGGTACAGACACATAGAAGCAATCTATGATggcagctgtgaaaaaaatgagCCTTGTAAACTTCAAACAA gtAAAGGCAAGCGTGTTCAGCCCCCCTGGTCTCCCCCTGAAGGGACAAAACATTCTAGGCTCTGCCTCTACAACAGCCTGACTCGCAATAAG gaaatatttcaacctcagaatggaaaaaaggtGTTGTGGTATTGCTGTGGTCCAACAGTTTATGATGCTTCTCACATGGGACATGCCAG GTCATACATCTCATTTGATATCCTGAGAAGAATCTTGAgggattattttaaatatgacatTTTCTATTGCATGAATATTACAGATATTGATGATAAG ATCATCAAGAGAGCAAGACAAAATTACCTTTTTGAACGATATAAGGAGAACAAATCAGCGCCAGCTCAGCTACTCGAAGATGTTAAAACTGCCTCAGAG CTCTTTTCAGTTAAATTAAATGAGACAACAGATCCAGACAAAAAACAAATGTTGGAAAGAATTCAAAATGCGGTGAGATCTGCTTTTGACCCTCTACAAGAAGCTGTGCAAGCAAAACTCCCTGCAGAAGAGATCAACAGATGTCATGAG ATACTGTTGGAAGAAGCCAAAGATTTGCTGTCTGACTGGTTGGACACAAAATTTGGCAGTCAGGTGACTGACAATTCCATATTCTCAAAACTCCCTAAATTTTGGGAAGGGGAATTTCATAAAGATATGGAAGCGCTCAAT GTTTTACCTCCAGATGTTTTAACACGGGTTAGTGAATATGTGCCAGAAATTGTAGATTTTGTGAAAAAGATTGTGGATAATGGTTACGG ATATGTGTCCAATGGATCTGTATACTTTGATACTATGAAGTTTGATTGCAGTGAAAAACACTCCTATGCTAAGTTGGTTCCTGAAGCTGTAGGTGATCAAAAAGCTCTTCAAGAGGGTGAAG gTGACCTGAGCATCTCAGCTGATCGCTTAAGTGAGAAGCATTctccaaatgattttgctttGTGGAAATCATCCAAGCCAGGAGAGCCCTCATGGGATTCTCCATGGGGAAAG GGTCGTCCAGGCTGGCACATTGAATGTTCCGCAATGGCTGGATCCATTTTAGGAGAGTCGATGGATATTCACGGAGGAGGGTTTGATCTCCGATTTCCCCACCATGACAACGAACTGGCACAGTCTGAG GCATACTTTGAAAACGATCACTGGGTTCGGTATTTTCTGCATACTGGCCACTTAACAATTGCTGGCTGTAAAATGTCTAAATCTTTGAAGAATTTCATTACCATAAAAGATGCACTGAAGAAACATACAG CACGACAGTTACGGTTGGCTTTCCTCATGCACTCTTGGAAGGATACACTGGATTATTCAAATAATACCATGGAGTCAGCTATTCAGTACGAGAAGTTTATGAAT gagttctttttaaatgtgaaggATATTCTTCGAGCTCCCACTGATGTGACAGGCCAGtttcagaaatgggaaaatcAGGAAGCAGAGCTGAACAAAAA TTTTTACGACAAGAAGGCAGCAATTCATGAAGCACTGTGTGACAATATTGACACTCGCTCTGTCTTAGAAGAAATGCGTTCGTTAGTCAGCCAGAGTAACTCCTATATTGCTGCAAAGAAATCCTCCAGACAAATGCCAAACAGACTTCTCTTAGAAAACATCAGTTCCTATCTCACTCAAATGCTAAAG ATTTTTGGTGCCATAGAAAGTGATGATGCAATTGGTTTTCCTGTTGGAGGGAACAGTCAAAACATAAGT ATTGAATCTACAGTGATGCCATACCTACAAGTTCTTTCTGAGTTCAGAGAAGGAGTGCGACAAATtgccagagaaaagaaag TGACTGAAGTGCTGCAGTTGAGTGATGCTCTTCGAGATGACGTCCTTCCTGAACTTGGTGTTCGATTTGAAGATCATGAAG gaCTTCCAACTGTGGTTAAATTAGTGGATAAGGACACATtattgaaagaaagagaagaaaagaaaaag attgaagaagagaaaaaaaggaagaaagaagaagcaGCCAGGAAAAAACAAGAGCAGGAA GCAGCAAAACTGGCAAAAATGAAGATTCCACCACATGAACTGTTTAAATCAGAACATGACAAATATTCCATGTTCGATGAAAAT GGATTTCCCACCCATGATACAGAAGGCAAAGAACTCAGCAAAGGACAAATCAAGAAGCTAAAGAAACTTTATGAAACCCAAGAAAAACTATACAAGGAGTATCTACAAATGGTTCAAAATGGAAGTGCAAATTGA
- the CARS1 gene encoding cysteine--tRNA ligase, cytoplasmic isoform X2, giving the protein MSLPRFLDFGYLLVVFWVNQRAPGWIRANELQSNHGEDYSWQRGKGKRVQPPWSPPEGTKHSRLCLYNSLTRNKEIFQPQNGKKVLWYCCGPTVYDASHMGHARSYISFDILRRILRDYFKYDIFYCMNITDIDDKIIKRARQNYLFERYKENKSAPAQLLEDVKTASELFSVKLNETTDPDKKQMLERIQNAVRSAFDPLQEAVQAKLPAEEINRCHEILLEEAKDLLSDWLDTKFGSQVTDNSIFSKLPKFWEGEFHKDMEALNVLPPDVLTRVSEYVPEIVDFVKKIVDNGYGYVSNGSVYFDTMKFDCSEKHSYAKLVPEAVGDQKALQEGEGDLSISADRLSEKHSPNDFALWKSSKPGEPSWDSPWGKGRPGWHIECSAMAGSILGESMDIHGGGFDLRFPHHDNELAQSEAYFENDHWVRYFLHTGHLTIAGCKMSKSLKNFITIKDALKKHTARQLRLAFLMHSWKDTLDYSNNTMESAIQYEKFMNEFFLNVKDILRAPTDVTGQFQKWENQEAELNKNFYDKKAAIHEALCDNIDTRSVLEEMRSLVSQSNSYIAAKKSSRQMPNRLLLENISSYLTQMLKIFGAIESDDAIGFPVGGNSQNISIESTVMPYLQVLSEFREGVRQIAREKKVTEVLQLSDALRDDVLPELGVRFEDHEGLPTVVKLVDKDTLLKEREEKKKIEEEKKRKKEEAARKKQEQEAAKLAKMKIPPHELFKSEHDKYSMFDENGFPTHDTEGKELSKGQIKKLKKLYETQEKLYKEYLQMVQNGSAN; this is encoded by the exons ATGAGTCTGCCACGCTTCTTAGACTTTGGATATTtattggtggttttttgggtgaACCAGAGGGCTCCGGGGTGGATTAGAGCAAATGAACTTCAGTCCAACCACGGGGAAGACTACAGCTGGCAGAGAG gtAAAGGCAAGCGTGTTCAGCCCCCCTGGTCTCCCCCTGAAGGGACAAAACATTCTAGGCTCTGCCTCTACAACAGCCTGACTCGCAATAAG gaaatatttcaacctcagaatggaaaaaaggtGTTGTGGTATTGCTGTGGTCCAACAGTTTATGATGCTTCTCACATGGGACATGCCAG GTCATACATCTCATTTGATATCCTGAGAAGAATCTTGAgggattattttaaatatgacatTTTCTATTGCATGAATATTACAGATATTGATGATAAG ATCATCAAGAGAGCAAGACAAAATTACCTTTTTGAACGATATAAGGAGAACAAATCAGCGCCAGCTCAGCTACTCGAAGATGTTAAAACTGCCTCAGAG CTCTTTTCAGTTAAATTAAATGAGACAACAGATCCAGACAAAAAACAAATGTTGGAAAGAATTCAAAATGCGGTGAGATCTGCTTTTGACCCTCTACAAGAAGCTGTGCAAGCAAAACTCCCTGCAGAAGAGATCAACAGATGTCATGAG ATACTGTTGGAAGAAGCCAAAGATTTGCTGTCTGACTGGTTGGACACAAAATTTGGCAGTCAGGTGACTGACAATTCCATATTCTCAAAACTCCCTAAATTTTGGGAAGGGGAATTTCATAAAGATATGGAAGCGCTCAAT GTTTTACCTCCAGATGTTTTAACACGGGTTAGTGAATATGTGCCAGAAATTGTAGATTTTGTGAAAAAGATTGTGGATAATGGTTACGG ATATGTGTCCAATGGATCTGTATACTTTGATACTATGAAGTTTGATTGCAGTGAAAAACACTCCTATGCTAAGTTGGTTCCTGAAGCTGTAGGTGATCAAAAAGCTCTTCAAGAGGGTGAAG gTGACCTGAGCATCTCAGCTGATCGCTTAAGTGAGAAGCATTctccaaatgattttgctttGTGGAAATCATCCAAGCCAGGAGAGCCCTCATGGGATTCTCCATGGGGAAAG GGTCGTCCAGGCTGGCACATTGAATGTTCCGCAATGGCTGGATCCATTTTAGGAGAGTCGATGGATATTCACGGAGGAGGGTTTGATCTCCGATTTCCCCACCATGACAACGAACTGGCACAGTCTGAG GCATACTTTGAAAACGATCACTGGGTTCGGTATTTTCTGCATACTGGCCACTTAACAATTGCTGGCTGTAAAATGTCTAAATCTTTGAAGAATTTCATTACCATAAAAGATGCACTGAAGAAACATACAG CACGACAGTTACGGTTGGCTTTCCTCATGCACTCTTGGAAGGATACACTGGATTATTCAAATAATACCATGGAGTCAGCTATTCAGTACGAGAAGTTTATGAAT gagttctttttaaatgtgaaggATATTCTTCGAGCTCCCACTGATGTGACAGGCCAGtttcagaaatgggaaaatcAGGAAGCAGAGCTGAACAAAAA TTTTTACGACAAGAAGGCAGCAATTCATGAAGCACTGTGTGACAATATTGACACTCGCTCTGTCTTAGAAGAAATGCGTTCGTTAGTCAGCCAGAGTAACTCCTATATTGCTGCAAAGAAATCCTCCAGACAAATGCCAAACAGACTTCTCTTAGAAAACATCAGTTCCTATCTCACTCAAATGCTAAAG ATTTTTGGTGCCATAGAAAGTGATGATGCAATTGGTTTTCCTGTTGGAGGGAACAGTCAAAACATAAGT ATTGAATCTACAGTGATGCCATACCTACAAGTTCTTTCTGAGTTCAGAGAAGGAGTGCGACAAATtgccagagaaaagaaag TGACTGAAGTGCTGCAGTTGAGTGATGCTCTTCGAGATGACGTCCTTCCTGAACTTGGTGTTCGATTTGAAGATCATGAAG gaCTTCCAACTGTGGTTAAATTAGTGGATAAGGACACATtattgaaagaaagagaagaaaagaaaaag attgaagaagagaaaaaaaggaagaaagaagaagcaGCCAGGAAAAAACAAGAGCAGGAA GCAGCAAAACTGGCAAAAATGAAGATTCCACCACATGAACTGTTTAAATCAGAACATGACAAATATTCCATGTTCGATGAAAAT GGATTTCCCACCCATGATACAGAAGGCAAAGAACTCAGCAAAGGACAAATCAAGAAGCTAAAGAAACTTTATGAAACCCAAGAAAAACTATACAAGGAGTATCTACAAATGGTTCAAAATGGAAGTGCAAATTGA
- the CARS1 gene encoding cysteine--tRNA ligase, cytoplasmic isoform X3 has protein sequence MAAAAAEQGKGKRVQPPWSPPEGTKHSRLCLYNSLTRNKEIFQPQNGKKVLWYCCGPTVYDASHMGHARSYISFDILRRILRDYFKYDIFYCMNITDIDDKIIKRARQNYLFERYKENKSAPAQLLEDVKTASELFSVKLNETTDPDKKQMLERIQNAVRSAFDPLQEAVQAKLPAEEINRCHEILLEEAKDLLSDWLDTKFGSQVTDNSIFSKLPKFWEGEFHKDMEALNVLPPDVLTRVSEYVPEIVDFVKKIVDNGYGYVSNGSVYFDTMKFDCSEKHSYAKLVPEAVGDQKALQEGEGDLSISADRLSEKHSPNDFALWKSSKPGEPSWDSPWGKGRPGWHIECSAMAGSILGESMDIHGGGFDLRFPHHDNELAQSEAYFENDHWVRYFLHTGHLTIAGCKMSKSLKNFITIKDALKKHTARQLRLAFLMHSWKDTLDYSNNTMESAIQYEKFMNEFFLNVKDILRAPTDVTGQFQKWENQEAELNKNFYDKKAAIHEALCDNIDTRSVLEEMRSLVSQSNSYIAAKKSSRQMPNRLLLENISSYLTQMLKIFGAIESDDAIGFPVGGNSQNISIESTVMPYLQVLSEFREGVRQIAREKKVTEVLQLSDALRDDVLPELGVRFEDHEGLPTVVKLVDKDTLLKEREEKKKIEEEKKRKKEEAARKKQEQEAAKLAKMKIPPHELFKSEHDKYSMFDENGFPTHDTEGKELSKGQIKKLKKLYETQEKLYKEYLQMVQNGSAN, from the exons gtAAAGGCAAGCGTGTTCAGCCCCCCTGGTCTCCCCCTGAAGGGACAAAACATTCTAGGCTCTGCCTCTACAACAGCCTGACTCGCAATAAG gaaatatttcaacctcagaatggaaaaaaggtGTTGTGGTATTGCTGTGGTCCAACAGTTTATGATGCTTCTCACATGGGACATGCCAG GTCATACATCTCATTTGATATCCTGAGAAGAATCTTGAgggattattttaaatatgacatTTTCTATTGCATGAATATTACAGATATTGATGATAAG ATCATCAAGAGAGCAAGACAAAATTACCTTTTTGAACGATATAAGGAGAACAAATCAGCGCCAGCTCAGCTACTCGAAGATGTTAAAACTGCCTCAGAG CTCTTTTCAGTTAAATTAAATGAGACAACAGATCCAGACAAAAAACAAATGTTGGAAAGAATTCAAAATGCGGTGAGATCTGCTTTTGACCCTCTACAAGAAGCTGTGCAAGCAAAACTCCCTGCAGAAGAGATCAACAGATGTCATGAG ATACTGTTGGAAGAAGCCAAAGATTTGCTGTCTGACTGGTTGGACACAAAATTTGGCAGTCAGGTGACTGACAATTCCATATTCTCAAAACTCCCTAAATTTTGGGAAGGGGAATTTCATAAAGATATGGAAGCGCTCAAT GTTTTACCTCCAGATGTTTTAACACGGGTTAGTGAATATGTGCCAGAAATTGTAGATTTTGTGAAAAAGATTGTGGATAATGGTTACGG ATATGTGTCCAATGGATCTGTATACTTTGATACTATGAAGTTTGATTGCAGTGAAAAACACTCCTATGCTAAGTTGGTTCCTGAAGCTGTAGGTGATCAAAAAGCTCTTCAAGAGGGTGAAG gTGACCTGAGCATCTCAGCTGATCGCTTAAGTGAGAAGCATTctccaaatgattttgctttGTGGAAATCATCCAAGCCAGGAGAGCCCTCATGGGATTCTCCATGGGGAAAG GGTCGTCCAGGCTGGCACATTGAATGTTCCGCAATGGCTGGATCCATTTTAGGAGAGTCGATGGATATTCACGGAGGAGGGTTTGATCTCCGATTTCCCCACCATGACAACGAACTGGCACAGTCTGAG GCATACTTTGAAAACGATCACTGGGTTCGGTATTTTCTGCATACTGGCCACTTAACAATTGCTGGCTGTAAAATGTCTAAATCTTTGAAGAATTTCATTACCATAAAAGATGCACTGAAGAAACATACAG CACGACAGTTACGGTTGGCTTTCCTCATGCACTCTTGGAAGGATACACTGGATTATTCAAATAATACCATGGAGTCAGCTATTCAGTACGAGAAGTTTATGAAT gagttctttttaaatgtgaaggATATTCTTCGAGCTCCCACTGATGTGACAGGCCAGtttcagaaatgggaaaatcAGGAAGCAGAGCTGAACAAAAA TTTTTACGACAAGAAGGCAGCAATTCATGAAGCACTGTGTGACAATATTGACACTCGCTCTGTCTTAGAAGAAATGCGTTCGTTAGTCAGCCAGAGTAACTCCTATATTGCTGCAAAGAAATCCTCCAGACAAATGCCAAACAGACTTCTCTTAGAAAACATCAGTTCCTATCTCACTCAAATGCTAAAG ATTTTTGGTGCCATAGAAAGTGATGATGCAATTGGTTTTCCTGTTGGAGGGAACAGTCAAAACATAAGT ATTGAATCTACAGTGATGCCATACCTACAAGTTCTTTCTGAGTTCAGAGAAGGAGTGCGACAAATtgccagagaaaagaaag TGACTGAAGTGCTGCAGTTGAGTGATGCTCTTCGAGATGACGTCCTTCCTGAACTTGGTGTTCGATTTGAAGATCATGAAG gaCTTCCAACTGTGGTTAAATTAGTGGATAAGGACACATtattgaaagaaagagaagaaaagaaaaag attgaagaagagaaaaaaaggaagaaagaagaagcaGCCAGGAAAAAACAAGAGCAGGAA GCAGCAAAACTGGCAAAAATGAAGATTCCACCACATGAACTGTTTAAATCAGAACATGACAAATATTCCATGTTCGATGAAAAT GGATTTCCCACCCATGATACAGAAGGCAAAGAACTCAGCAAAGGACAAATCAAGAAGCTAAAGAAACTTTATGAAACCCAAGAAAAACTATACAAGGAGTATCTACAAATGGTTCAAAATGGAAGTGCAAATTGA